The Impatiens glandulifera chromosome 3, dImpGla2.1, whole genome shotgun sequence genome contains a region encoding:
- the LOC124929421 gene encoding protein PHR1-LIKE 1-like has product MWTKMNMRPALFSQRSGENQHNSMGVSGAMGSSLPVFPTTMEEKYPKLPDSLQLSSEKELMAHSSFSRPAAAFGCTSGTVGHLYSSSSGLPPSVYHSPVILSPMTRNCQSSSIESSGLPPSVYHSPVILSPMTRNCQSSSIESSGSGIPSSEFVYPKENNDVNMPWNADAFDEFLDFPGNVTMQNDQVENCMAIVASEEHGKRTEWQDWADQLITVDDALDSNWSDIFVDVNASDSKAKEMDQSTDVPSHPLQIQISSVSTSEKCPVTSPASAPTTKPRMRWTPELHEAFVEAVNKLGGSEKATPKGVLKLMNAEGLTIYHVKSHLQKYRTARYKPELSEGTSEKALAPIEDITSLDLKTSMGITEALKLQMEVQKRLHEQLEIQRKLQLQIEEQGRYLQMMFEKQRKMDDERSKASSSSSSNPEKLQSVAPPPPPSKELESTEQENVNKPMMNDEGINQKAAGDIDPDMTGPSKPTKRPRGGDEEGR; this is encoded by the exons ATGTGGACAAAAATGAATATGCGGCCTGCTTTATTTTCCCAGAGATCAGGGGAAAATCAACACAATAGTATGGGTGTGTCTGGTGCAATGGGTTCTTCGTTGCCAGTTTTCCCTACTACAATGGAAGAGAAATATCCTAAGTTGCCAGATTCACTTCAGCTTTCATCTGAGAAGGAACTGATGGCTCATTCTTCTTTCTCTAGACCAGCAGCTGCCTTTGGTTGTACCAGTGGAACCGTTGGGCATTTGTATTCGTCATCTTCTGGACTCCCCCCAAGTGTTTATCACTCTCCCGTTATACTTTCACCTATGACAAGAAATTGCCAAAGCTCTTCCATTGAGTCTTCTGGACTCCCCCCAAGTGTTTATCACTCTCCCGTTATACTTTCACCTATGACAAGAAATTGCCAAAGCTCTTCCATTGAGTCTTCTGGTTCTGGCATTCCGTCTTCAGAGTTTGTGTATCCCAAGGAGAACAATGATGTCAATATGCCTTGGAATGCTGATGCGTTTGATGAGTTCCTGGACTTCCCTGGAAATGTGACCATGCAGAATGATCAGGTAGAAAACTGCATGGCCATTGTAGCTTCTGAAGAACATGGTAAAAGAACTGAATGGCAGGATTGGGCAGACCAATTAATCACTGTTGACGACGCTCTGGACTCAAATTGGAGCGATATCTTTGTGGATGTCAATGCATCAGATTCTAAAGCAAAG GAGATGGATCAATCTACAGATGTTCCTTCACATCCTCTGCAAATTCAGATTTCTTCCGTATCAACTTCTGAGAAGTGTCCTGTTACCAGTCCAGCTTCTGCGCCAACGACGAAACCACGTATGCGTTGGACCCCTGAACTCCATGAAGCCTTTGTGGAAGCCGTTAACAAGCTTGGTGGGAGTGAAA AAGCTACACCTAAGGGTGTCCTGAAACTTATGAATGCTGAAGGCCTTACCATCTATCACGTAAAAAGTCACTTGCAG AAATATCGAACAGCAAGGTATAAACCGGAATTATCTGAAG GAACATCAGAGAAAGCATTGGCTCCTATTGAGGACATCACATCTCTGGATTTGAAAAC GAGTATGGGAATTACAGAAGCACTGAAACTGCAGATGGAAGTTCAAAAACGACTTCACGAACAGCTGGAG ATCCAGAGGAAATTACAATTGCAAATTGAAGAGCAGGGAAGGTACCTGCAAATGATGTTTGAAAAGCAGCGAAAGATGGACGATGAGCGGTCTaaagcatcatcatcatcttcgtCTAACCCAGAAAAGTTGCAATCTGTagctcctcctcctcctcccaGCAAGGAATTGGAATCCACAGAGCAGGAAAATGTTAACAAGCCGATGATGAATGACGAGGGAATTAACCAGAAGGCAGCTGGAGATATCGATCCAGATATGACAGGTCCCAGTAAACCCACCAAACGCCCAAGAGGAGGCGATGAAGAAGGtcgataa